In Elusimicrobiota bacterium, one DNA window encodes the following:
- a CDS encoding prepilin-type N-terminal cleavage/methylation domain-containing protein, with protein sequence MVRKRKAAFTLVEVLVASALMGVVAVLVPQALSKIYQLFTVNQARIECQRDLRDCVFQMEKDLNQARSTTVRVSRDVNQPVFSKIAFQTLAGTTTTYRQDGRRLIVNRGGEDIPLTRNLMSVAFLLNEMGQTRSVHIALVVGKDSDRNHKKTSSTLVRNIVFKNS encoded by the coding sequence GTGGTAAGAAAAAGGAAAGCGGCCTTTACGTTGGTCGAAGTGTTGGTGGCTTCGGCTTTGATGGGCGTTGTGGCGGTGTTGGTGCCCCAAGCCTTGAGCAAAATCTATCAGTTGTTTACCGTCAATCAAGCGCGCATCGAATGCCAGCGGGACCTTCGGGACTGCGTTTTTCAGATGGAAAAGGATCTGAATCAAGCGCGGTCCACCACGGTTCGAGTGTCCCGGGACGTCAATCAGCCGGTGTTTTCGAAAATCGCCTTTCAGACGTTGGCGGGCACCACCACGACCTACCGTCAGGACGGACGCCGGTTGATCGTGAATCGCGGCGGCGAGGACATTCCGCTGACGCGGAATTTGATGTCGGTCGCTTTTTTGCTCAACGAAATGGGTCAAACCCGTTCGGTGCACATCGCGCTGGTGGTGGGAAAAGACAGCGACCGGAATCACAAGAAAACCTCCTCCACGCTCGTCCGCAACATCGTCTTCAAGAACAGCTAG